ATGCTGGGGATGCACGGCACCTATGAAGCCAACATGACGATGCACCACTCCGACGTGATCTTTGCCGTCGGCGTGCGTTTCGACGATCGCACCACCAACAATCTAATGAAGTACTGCCCGAACGCCACGGTGCTGCACATTGATATCGACCCGACCTCGATCTCGAAAACGGTGGCGGCGGATGTCCCCATCGTGGGTGATGCCCGGCTGGTGCTGGAGCAGATGCTGGAGCTGCTGGCCCAGGAAGAGAGCGTGCAGCCCCTCGATGACATTCGCGACTGGTGGCTGGCGATTGATGGCTGGCGCGCCCGTCAGTGCCTGAAGTACGACACCCAGAGCGAGAGCATCAAGCCGCAGGCGGTGATTGAAGCTATCTGGCGCCTGACCGATGGCGATGCCTACGTGACCTCTGACGTCGGCCAGCACCAGATGTTTGCCGCTCTCTATTATCCTTTCGATAAGCCACGGCGCTGGATCAACTCTGGCGGCCTCGGCACGATGGGCTTTGGCCTGCCCGCCGCGTTGGGGGTGAAAATGGCCCTGCCGGAGGAGACGGTGGTCTGCGTAACCGGCGACGGCAGTATCCAGATGAATATTCAGGAGCTGTCCACGGCGCTGCAATATGAGCTGCCGGTGCTGGTGCTTAACCTTAATAACCGCTATCTCGGGATGGTGAAGCAGTGGCAGGATATGATCTACTCCGGTCGCCACTCACAGTCCTATATGCAATCCCTTCCTGACTTTGCCCGCCTGGCCGAAGCCTACGGCCATGTGGGTATCCGCATTACCCGTCCCGATGAGCTGGAAGCGAAGCTGAGCGAGGCCCTGACGCAGGTGAAAAATGGCCGGCTGGTATTTGTCGATGTCACCGTCGACGGCAGTGAGCACGTGTATCCCATGCAGATCCGTGGGGGCGGCATGGATGAGATGTGGTTAAGCAAAACGGAGAGAACCTGATTATGCGCCGGATATTATCTGTGTTACTGGAGAACGAATCAGGTGCGCTGTCGCGCGTGATCGGCCTCTTCTCCCAGCGCGGTTATAACATTGAGAGCCTGACCGTGGCCCCGACCGACGACCCAACTCTCTCGCGTATGACCATCCAGACGGTGGGCGATGCCAAAGTGCTGGAGCAGATTGAGAAGCAGCTGCATAAGCTGGTGGACGTGCTGCGCGTCAGCGAGCTGGGGCAGGGCGCACACGTCGAGCGCG
Above is a genomic segment from Enterobacter sp. C2 containing:
- the ilvN gene encoding acetolactate synthase small subunit, encoding MRRILSVLLENESGALSRVIGLFSQRGYNIESLTVAPTDDPTLSRMTIQTVGDAKVLEQIEKQLHKLVDVLRVSELGQGAHVEREIMLVKIQASGYGREEVKRNAEIFRGQIIDVTPSIYTVQLAGTSDKLDAFLASIRDVAKIVEVARSGVVGLSRGDKIMR
- the ilvI gene encoding acetolactate synthase 3 large subunit, whose protein sequence is MEMLSGAEMVVRSLIDQGVKQVFGYPGGAVLDIYDALHTVGGIEHVLVRHEQAAVHMADGLARATGEVGVVLVTSGPGATNAITGIATAYMDSIPLVVLSGQVATSLIGYDAFQECDMVGISRPVVKHSFLVKQAEDIPGVLKKAFWLASTGRPGPVVVDLPKDIMSPANKLPYVWPESVSMRSYNPTTQGHKGQIKRALQTLIAAKKPVVYVGGGAINSACDKQLRELAEKLNLPVVSSLMGLGAFPATHRQALGMLGMHGTYEANMTMHHSDVIFAVGVRFDDRTTNNLMKYCPNATVLHIDIDPTSISKTVAADVPIVGDARLVLEQMLELLAQEESVQPLDDIRDWWLAIDGWRARQCLKYDTQSESIKPQAVIEAIWRLTDGDAYVTSDVGQHQMFAALYYPFDKPRRWINSGGLGTMGFGLPAALGVKMALPEETVVCVTGDGSIQMNIQELSTALQYELPVLVLNLNNRYLGMVKQWQDMIYSGRHSQSYMQSLPDFARLAEAYGHVGIRITRPDELEAKLSEALTQVKNGRLVFVDVTVDGSEHVYPMQIRGGGMDEMWLSKTERT